From Neobacillus sp. PS2-9, the proteins below share one genomic window:
- a CDS encoding NapC/NirT family cytochrome c, whose product MEEEHKEELTAPPKFRYKLIKIATLTVLVLALFIIVGGLGLKATSSSEFCASCHEMKPQYYTWKASSHSEVECVNCHIGPGAENIVKAKGNGLVEFYKKEKDTYIAPIKMPNLIPDEACESCHNMKYRDVTPSGDIIIPHTKHKTEGIKCVQCHSGTAHGKISDRKVTYKSDYGKWDEKLGSSLMNDKKFTSPQMDTCMECHEARKATLECKACHETTMVPKNHKTEEFKSGGHGKIQPSNLKKCEQCHSYMSTEKYDLFKEDPVYQRFLNGDTKNSTKVTVAQFAKTNSFCKECHGTKPNSHKISSFMTEHGRLSKDTQKCFTCHDNRNVSDSPVTTVQCASCHPSSHRDTWRDRHPFKVPENQKYNKTCLKCHVEKTCNRCHKTNSKQ is encoded by the coding sequence ATGGAAGAGGAGCACAAAGAAGAGCTGACGGCCCCTCCCAAATTTCGCTATAAGCTAATCAAAATTGCGACATTAACAGTGTTGGTTTTAGCCCTTTTCATCATTGTCGGAGGGTTAGGGCTAAAAGCAACATCAAGCTCAGAGTTTTGCGCATCCTGTCATGAAATGAAGCCCCAGTACTATACATGGAAAGCTTCATCTCATAGTGAGGTAGAATGCGTTAACTGTCATATTGGGCCTGGGGCAGAGAATATCGTGAAAGCGAAAGGAAATGGCCTCGTAGAATTTTATAAAAAAGAAAAAGATACCTATATCGCACCCATTAAGATGCCGAATCTGATACCTGATGAGGCATGTGAGAGTTGTCACAATATGAAATATCGTGATGTTACTCCTTCAGGGGATATCATAATTCCACATACCAAACACAAGACAGAAGGCATTAAATGTGTTCAATGCCACAGTGGAACTGCTCACGGAAAAATATCTGATCGTAAAGTGACATATAAAAGTGATTATGGAAAATGGGATGAAAAACTAGGTTCATCACTTATGAATGATAAAAAGTTTACTAGTCCACAAATGGATACTTGTATGGAATGTCATGAAGCAAGAAAGGCTACTTTGGAGTGTAAGGCGTGTCACGAAACAACGATGGTACCTAAGAATCATAAAACAGAAGAGTTTAAGTCTGGCGGGCATGGTAAGATTCAACCCTCTAATTTGAAAAAATGTGAGCAATGCCATTCCTATATGTCGACTGAGAAGTATGATTTATTTAAAGAGGATCCAGTATATCAAAGGTTCTTAAATGGGGATACAAAAAACTCTACTAAAGTAACTGTAGCACAGTTTGCAAAGACAAATAGTTTCTGTAAAGAATGTCACGGGACTAAACCAAACAGTCATAAAATTTCTTCCTTTATGACCGAGCATGGACGTCTATCGAAGGATACTCAAAAATGCTTCACTTGTCATGATAATAGGAATGTTAGTGATTCACCAGTTACTACTGTTCAGTGTGCTTCGTGTCATCCTAGTTCACATAGGGACACATGGAGAGATAGACATCCATTCAAAGTACCAGAAAATCAAAAATATAATAAAACATGTCTAAAATGCCACGTGGAAAAAACTTGCAATAGGTGTCACAAAACTAATAGCAAGCAATAA
- a CDS encoding tetratricopeptide repeat protein, protein MEAEKVPQELEGRAAAKKPVKTFKKKTGILLLLLTLVISIGTGYALGHFYFWNDIDMKRVNEQLDYYKEEVRKDPANLQNRIVLGYTYYLKGDNEEAIKQFDNVLEQDKNYYDARYNLGLVYISEERFNEALIELEKAVKIAPKDFKGYVQMGIAYRGLGEYDKATKALEQANKLAPTNADIIYEIGMVAEAQGKYDDAIMIYKDALQYDPLFKDAVDALDRLKDKDTKAKGE, encoded by the coding sequence ATGGAAGCAGAAAAAGTACCTCAGGAATTAGAGGGAAGAGCAGCAGCTAAGAAGCCGGTCAAGACCTTTAAAAAGAAAACGGGTATCCTGCTATTATTACTTACATTAGTTATTTCAATCGGTACAGGATATGCTCTCGGTCACTTTTATTTTTGGAATGATATTGATATGAAACGGGTCAATGAACAGCTTGATTATTATAAAGAAGAAGTTAGAAAAGATCCTGCAAATTTACAAAATCGAATTGTACTTGGTTACACTTATTATCTTAAGGGTGATAATGAGGAAGCTATAAAACAGTTTGATAATGTATTGGAGCAAGATAAAAATTATTATGATGCTCGTTATAACCTGGGTTTAGTGTATATAAGTGAGGAACGTTTTAATGAGGCTTTGATTGAACTTGAGAAAGCAGTAAAAATAGCTCCTAAAGACTTTAAGGGTTATGTACAAATGGGTATTGCATATCGTGGATTGGGTGAATACGATAAGGCCACAAAAGCCTTAGAACAGGCTAATAAACTAGCCCCAACCAATGCTGACATTATTTATGAAATAGGCATGGTGGCAGAGGCACAAGGAAAATACGATGATGCGATAATGATTTACAAAGATGCACTTCAATATGATCCATTGTTTAAGGATGCAGTAGATGCATTAGATAGATTGAAAGATAAAGACACAAAGGCTAAAGGTGAATAA
- a CDS encoding NapC/NirT family cytochrome c: protein MSKVAIWGRKKNKEADPETREDRKKGPMRKLWHKFRSIDWKNPVNRWKLLFVSLVGCIIVFGGGYGVLSFTNSPSFCSSCHEMAPEYSTFTASAHNQISCVQCHIKPGTINMLTHKMKSMKEVYYHVTGVPKQIVQTEEEAVSNENCLQCHSKNRLVTASGDLKVNHKGHIEEDIPCITCHAGVVHAKMATRGINTEEVRGHWTKENAEKFMEKKYLRPNMGTCIDCHDKVNNGEKPWKEVAYNVPPNPEEMEKKLEEKEKEPTKETSTEATAEDESAEAIAAEHDQKTQDIILQAIGKQQKDVKISMACETCHKKIKVPKSHKVEGWNGQHGGTAVKELDKCVNCHQDSKWVREIPKEDIMSLLKMKETKTKYTPNITIVKEQSRINKFCSACHANRPPGHVESNQWLTAHAARAKTDTQKAECFVCHDREKPKPGSTDVKAPTDVYCQYCHRTGFKSDVKK from the coding sequence GTGAGTAAAGTGGCCATTTGGGGGAGAAAGAAAAATAAAGAAGCAGATCCCGAAACGAGAGAAGATAGAAAAAAAGGCCCAATGCGAAAACTTTGGCATAAGTTCCGAAGTATAGATTGGAAGAATCCAGTGAACAGGTGGAAACTTCTATTTGTTTCACTTGTAGGTTGCATCATTGTATTTGGTGGAGGATATGGAGTCCTTTCCTTCACAAACTCGCCATCCTTTTGTTCGAGCTGTCACGAAATGGCGCCGGAGTACTCAACATTTACAGCCAGTGCTCACAATCAAATTTCATGTGTACAGTGTCATATTAAGCCAGGAACGATCAACATGCTGACGCACAAAATGAAGTCGATGAAAGAAGTATACTATCACGTAACAGGCGTACCAAAGCAAATCGTTCAAACAGAAGAAGAAGCTGTCTCAAATGAAAACTGTTTACAATGTCACTCTAAAAATCGCCTAGTAACAGCATCAGGGGATTTGAAGGTGAACCACAAAGGACATATCGAAGAAGATATCCCTTGTATTACTTGTCACGCAGGAGTTGTGCACGCCAAAATGGCCACTCGCGGAATTAACACCGAAGAAGTTCGCGGTCATTGGACAAAAGAAAATGCTGAAAAATTTATGGAAAAGAAATACTTGAGACCTAACATGGGAACTTGTATTGATTGCCACGACAAAGTTAACAACGGTGAAAAGCCATGGAAGGAAGTGGCTTACAACGTTCCTCCAAATCCAGAAGAGATGGAGAAGAAACTAGAAGAGAAAGAAAAAGAACCAACTAAAGAAACATCTACAGAAGCAACAGCAGAAGACGAAAGTGCAGAAGCCATTGCAGCAGAGCATGACCAAAAAACACAGGATATTATTTTACAAGCCATTGGAAAGCAACAGAAAGACGTTAAGATCTCTATGGCATGTGAAACTTGTCACAAAAAGATTAAGGTTCCTAAGAGCCACAAGGTAGAAGGCTGGAACGGACAGCACGGTGGTACAGCAGTTAAAGAGTTAGATAAGTGCGTGAACTGTCACCAGGATTCTAAGTGGGTTAGAGAGATTCCAAAAGAAGACATTATGTCACTACTTAAGATGAAGGAGACAAAAACAAAGTACACACCAAATATTACCATCGTTAAAGAACAATCACGAATTAACAAATTCTGTAGTGCCTGTCACGCAAACCGTCCTCCTGGACACGTTGAAAGTAATCAGTGGTTAACGGCGCACGCAGCAAGAGCAAAGACTGATACTCAAAAAGCCGAATGCTTTGTCTGTCACGATCGTGAAAAACCAAAGCCAGGTTCAACTGATGTAAAAGCACCTACTGATGTATATTGTCAATACTGTCACAGAACTGGTTTTAAATCAGATGTGAAAAAATAA
- a CDS encoding 6-bladed beta-propeller, protein MKRRNVYIGMALIAIATAAVFTFLFFNQTKAVDTGLLKVINPKGEPNYSSALTGDFNKPMAKPMDVTSNNSFTYVSDTNNKRVLAFDVGGNLLFSFGEEGTGKGQFTFPYGIATDDKGRVFVADLYNGNISIFDEKGKFIDYFAQKTMTEKKISSPAALRIIDKKVYITDIKTNKAYVFDMNGKLLLDVGKPGKNDGELSAPNGITADEDGNIYVVDTANQRVQIFNKQGKFVKIINGSNNGKGESIFVNPRGIGIDSRGIMYVVSNLTHLVYGFDKDGKKVFEFGGMGENNGQFSLPNGLYIDKNDNVYITDTLNIRVQVFK, encoded by the coding sequence ATGAAAAGACGTAATGTGTATATCGGAATGGCGCTCATTGCTATAGCCACGGCAGCAGTATTTACCTTCCTTTTCTTTAATCAAACCAAAGCAGTTGATACGGGTTTACTAAAAGTTATTAACCCAAAAGGGGAACCGAACTACAGTAGTGCACTTACAGGAGACTTTAACAAACCAATGGCAAAGCCAATGGATGTTACTTCTAATAATTCATTTACTTATGTATCGGATACGAATAATAAACGCGTTCTGGCATTTGATGTCGGCGGTAACCTCCTGTTCTCGTTTGGCGAGGAAGGAACAGGCAAGGGACAATTCACATTCCCCTATGGGATTGCAACTGATGATAAAGGAAGAGTATTCGTAGCAGATTTATATAATGGAAATATCTCGATTTTCGATGAAAAAGGGAAATTTATCGACTACTTCGCCCAGAAAACCATGACAGAAAAGAAAATTTCATCACCAGCTGCATTAAGAATTATTGATAAAAAAGTTTACATTACCGATATAAAAACGAACAAAGCCTATGTATTCGATATGAATGGCAAACTGCTCCTTGACGTTGGTAAGCCTGGAAAAAATGATGGTGAGTTAAGCGCACCAAATGGGATCACCGCAGATGAGGACGGAAATATTTATGTGGTTGATACTGCTAACCAACGGGTGCAAATTTTTAATAAACAAGGTAAGTTTGTAAAAATTATTAATGGATCTAACAATGGTAAGGGTGAATCAATTTTTGTTAACCCGAGGGGAATTGGCATTGATAGCCGCGGAATAATGTATGTTGTCAGCAACCTTACACACCTTGTTTATGGATTTGATAAGGATGGTAAAAAGGTATTCGAATTTGGCGGAATGGGTGAAAACAACGGACAATTCTCCCTGCCAAATGGCTTATATATTGACAAAAACGACAATGTATATATTACGGATACACTAAACATTCGGGTTCAAGTCTTCAAATAA